The proteins below come from a single Zea mays cultivar B73 chromosome 8, Zm-B73-REFERENCE-NAM-5.0, whole genome shotgun sequence genomic window:
- the LOC109941746 gene encoding FCS-Like Zinc finger 8: protein MVGGGRRGGAAEEVKLNTGNVFAALESLEKKKNGDKGGRGTLGKQASEYADCEEYTCVISRGADPRTTHILVGETVEVRRGDVGGGYRKVVFSIEPLALSDRQPPVSSSSSPAAPARVVASGCCCCCMKRLLEDRDIFIYLGEKAFCSDECRNGFIEEAAKEELMILDPARNL from the exons ATGGTGGGCGGCGGGAGGCGGGGCGGAGCGGCGGAGGAGGTCAAGCTCAACACCGGCAACGTGTTTGCGGCGCTTGAGTCcctcgagaagaagaagaatggcgACAAAG GGGGCCGTGGAACCCTGGGCAAACAGGCGAGCGAGTACGCCGACTGCGAGGAGTACACTTGCGTCATCTCGCGCGGGGCCGACCCGAGGACCACACACATCCTCGTCGGCGAGACGGTGGAGGTGCGCAGGGGAGACGTAGGTGGTGGCTACAGGAAGGTGGTTTTCAGCATCGAGCCATTGGCATTGAGCGACCGGCAACCGCCCGTATCTTCGTCTTCGTCGCCGGCGGCACCCGCCAGAGTCGTCGCGTCCGGCTGTTGCTGTTGTTGCATGAAGAGGCTGTTGGAGGACCGGGACATCTTCATCTACCT GGGCGAGAAGGCCTTCTGCAGCGACGAGTGCAGG AACGGGTTCATCGAGGAGGCGGCGAAGGAGGAGCTCATGATTCTGGATCCTGCTCGAAATCTTTGA
- the LOC103635100 gene encoding protein transport protein SEC23 yields MEETPPGQRPQPPPAHASPPFASAPFTPPPRVFSPGLAAARGTPSPGSGPGHALPHLSTPPGPPVFSSPLRPAAVPFRATPASPHPVSFAASGGYSSSSSATAATTASLPTSSAPHFLNGAATLHGDHAPAPSSIQGDGLDSPYVQFSANKVLKQKKLLNAPSLGFGALVSPGKEVSPGPEVVERDPRRCLNCGAYVNLYCDVQIGSGQWQCVICKKLNGSEGEFVVSSKQDLLQWPELASTTVDYVQVGNRRPGFVPVSDTRVSGPIFILIDECLDEAHLQHLQGSLHAFVDSLPPTAKIGIITYGRTVSVYDFSEGAAVSADVLPGNKSPTHESLKALIYGTGVYLSPIHASLPVAHTIFSSLRPYQLSVPEVLRDRCVGAAVEVALGIIQGPSVELSRGIIKRSGGNCRILVCAGGPSTFGPGSVPHSAKHPNYAYLEKTAMKWMESLGHEAQRHSTVVDIFCAGQCPVRVPVLQPLAKCSGGVLLAHDDFGEAFGVNLQRASTRAAGSHGLFEIRCSDNMYVTQVIGPGEEASPDSHETFKHGSSFCIQMHSVEETQSFSVSMETKADIKSDFVFFQFAVHYSNIYQTEITRVITMRLQTDDGLSAYLASVQEDVAAVIIGKRTVLRARTASDAIDMRLSIDERVKDIALKFGSQAPKSKLYRFPKELASLPECLFHLKRGPLLGSIIGHEDERSVLRNLFLNASFDLSLRMLAPRCIMHREGGTFEELPAYDLVMQSNAAVVLDHGTDIFIWLGAELAAQEGQSAAALAACRTLAEELSEKRFPAPRILSFKQGSSQARYFVSRLIPAHKDPTYEQESRFPQLRTLTPEQRARLKSSFIQFDDYSFCEWMRSLKLVPPEPS; encoded by the exons ATGGAGGAGACGCCGCCGGGGCAGCGCCCGCAGCCGCCGCCGGCGCACGCGTCTCCTCCGTTCGCCTCGGCGCCCTTCACACCGCCGCCGCGCGTCTTCTCTCCAGGCCTCGCCGCCGCGCGGGGCACGCCCAGCCCCGGCTCGGGGCCCGGCCACGCGCTGCCGCACCTCAGCACGCCACCCGGCCCGCCCGTCTTCTCCTCGCCGCTGCGCCCTGCGGCCGTGCCCTTCCGCGCCACCCCGGCCTCTCCCCACCCCGTGTCCTTCGCCGCTTCGGGGGGCTACTCCTCGTCCTCCTCCGCCACTGCCGCTACCACCGCCTCCCTCCCCACCTCATCAGCGCCGCACTTTCTCAACGGCGCTGCCACGCTTCACGGGGACCATGCCCCTGCGCCATCATCAATCCAGGGAGACGGCCTCGACAGTCCCTATGTACAGTTCTCCGCAAACAAG GTTCTGAAGCAGAAGAAGCTGCTCAATGCCCCTAGCTTGGGGTTCGGAGCTCTGGTTTCTCCAGGGAAGGAGGTGTCACCTGGCCCAGAGGTTGTGGAGCGTGATCCACGCCGTTGCCTGAACTGTGGCGCCTATGTGAACTTGTACTGTGATGTCCAGATCGGCTCCGGGCAGTGGCAATGCGTCATTTGCAAGAAGCTCAATGGCAGCGAGGGGGAATTCGTTGTCTCCAGCAAGCAGGACCTGCTCCAGTGGCCAGAGCTTGCATCCACGACTGTGGATTATGTGCAGGTGGGGAACAGGCGTCCAGGCTTTGTCCCAGTGTCTGACACGAGGGTGTCCGGCCCCATTTTTATCCTCATAGATGAATGCCTCGATGAGGCGCACCTGCAGCATCTTCAGGGCTCCTTGCATGCCTTTGTGGATTCGCTCCCTCCTACCGCAAAGATAGGAATAATCACCTATGGGAGAACTGTCTCAGTGTATGATTTCTCAGagggggcagcagtgtcagcgGATGTGCTACCTGGAAACAAGTCGCCTACCCATGAGTCTTTGAAGGCCCTAATCTATGGGACAGGTGTTTACCTGTCTCCTATACATGCTTCGCTACCTGTTGCACACACAATATTCTCATCTCTGAGACCCTATCAGCTGAGCGTGCCAGAAGTGTTAAGGGATCGGTGTGTTGGAGCAGCAGTAGAGGTTGCCCTTGGTATTATTCAAGGGCCATCAGTGGAGTTGTCTCGTGGAATCATCAAGAGATCTGGTGGAAACTGTAGGATCTTGGTGTGTGCTGGTGGCCCTAGCACCTTTGGACCAGGATCGGTGCCTCATTCAGCTAAACATCCCAACTATGCTTATCTGGAGAAGACAGCTATGAAGTGGATGGAGAGTCTTGGTCATGAAGCACAGAGACACAGTACTGTTGTTGATATCTTTTGTGCTGGACAGTGTCCTGTGAGGGTCCCTGTTCTGCAACCATTGGCAAAGTGTTCTGGAGGTGTGCTCTTAGCTCATGATGACTTTGGAGAGGCCTTTGGGGTCAATTTGCAAAGGGCATCAACTAGAGCAGCTGGTTCCCATGGCTTATTTGAGATCAGGTGTTCAGATAACATGTATGTTACTCAAGTTATTGGCCCTGGTGAAGAGGCTTCTCCTGATTCTCATGAAACGTTCAAACATGGTAGTTCCTTCTGTATCCAGATGCATAGTGTTGAGGAAACACAGAGTTTTTCTGTGTCTATGGAGACAAAGGCTGATATCAAAAGTGATTTTGTTTTCTTTCAGTTTGCTGTCCATTATTCCAATATATATCAAACAGAAATCACTCGGGTGATCACTATGAGGCTGCAGACTGATGATGGTTTGTCTGCATATCTGGCAAGTGTGCAGGAGGATGTTGCGGCAGTTATCATTGGTAAAAGAACTGTATTGCGTGCCAGGACTGCCTCTGATGCTATTGATATGAGGCTCTCAATTGATGAAAGAGTAAAGGACATAGCTCTAAAATTTGGTAGTCAGGCTCCCAAATCAAAGCTTTACCGCTTCCCAAAAGAACTAGCATCACTCCCAGAGTGCTTGTTTCATCTGAAAAGGGGACCACTTTTAGGTAGCATAATCGGACATGAAGATGAAAGATCCGTACTTAGGAATTTGTTCCTGAATGCTTCGTTTGACCTTTCGCTCCGTATGTTGGCACCTCGGTGCATAATGCATCGTGAAGGTGGTACATTTGAGGAGCTGCCAGCATATGATCTTGTCATGCAATCTAATGCTGCAGTGGTACTGGACCATGGAACAGATATTTTCATTTGGTTG GGTGCTGAGCTAGCAGCCCAAGAAGGACAAAGTGCAGCAGCTTTAGCAGCATGCCGTACTCTGGCAGAAGAGCTCAGCGAGAAACGTTTTCCAGCTCCCAGGATACTTTCATTCAAA caaggaagctctcaggctaGATATTTTGTCTCACGCCTGATCCCAGCTCACAAGGACCCTACATATGAGCAG GAGTCAAGGTTTCCTCAATTGCGGACACTCACTCCTGAGCAAAGGGCTAGGCTAAAGAGCAGCTTCATCCAGTTCGATGACTATAGTTTTTGCGAGTGGATGCGCAGCCTCAAATTGGTCCCACCAGAACCAAGCTAA